One genomic region from Accipiter gentilis chromosome Z, bAccGen1.1, whole genome shotgun sequence encodes:
- the LOC126035807 gene encoding tetraspanin-3-like gives MMKVRVVMVILFSSLWYSEDSWLRLFARFLLNFLGFIFWGTAAALAFGGVWWILICKDYGYLYQEFFLPLPGCLAVAVAIILLFTGVLAISVSAKCSRYKQGTLMYLLLILLCLEMSLAVLAQIYSIWMASELKSSIGYLVYHYNGTHSQASGNSTMDVLQKKLQCCGVRNYTDWLKETAASWHLPAEKAYVPESCCKEEYFHCRGDLGHLEQFFQEGCLKKLEDQLHFVMLYVFWCCVVVSVLELLAGVSNGILMTHETFYNLRFLESSNFL, from the coding sequence ATGATGAAAGTTAGAGTAgtgatggtgatattgttttcctctttgtggTACTCTGAGGACTCCTGGCTCAGGCTCTTTGCTCGATTTCTGCTTAACTTCCTAGGTTTCATTTTCTGGggcactgctgcagctctggCCTTTGGTGGAGTTTGGTGGATCCTCATCTGCAAGGACTATGGATATTTATATCAGGAATTTTTCTTGCCTCTGCCTGGCTGTCTGGCTGTTGCAGTTGCAATTATCTTGCTATTTACTGGAGTTTTGGCTATCTCTGTTTCTGCTAAGTGTTCCCGCTATAAGCAAGGGACTCTCATGTACTTGCTGCTGATCCTTCTTTGCCTAGAAATGTCTTTGGCAGTTCTGGCACAGATCTACTCTATTTGGATGGCTTCTGAGCTGAAAAGCTCTATAGGTTACCTTGTCTATCACTACAATGGGACACACTCCCAGGCTTCTGGCAACAGCACTATGGATGTGCTACAGAAGAAGCTGCAGTGTTGTGGGGTCCGAAACTACACAGACTGGCTAAAGGAAACAGCTGCTTCTTGGCATCTTCCAGCTGAAAAAGCTTATGTACCTGAAAGCTGCTGTAAGGAGGAGTATTTTCACTGCAGGGGTGACTTAGGCCATCTGGAGCAGTTTTTTCAGGAAGGCTGTCTAAAGAAGCTGGAAGACCAGTTGCATTTTGTCATGCTCTACGTGTTTTGGTGCTGTGTTGTGGTAAGTGTCTTGGAGCTGTTGGCTGGCGTCAGCAATGGCATCCTCATGACACATGAGACTTTCTACAACCTCCGATTTCTGGAGTCATCTAACTTCTTGTAG